The Sphaerochaeta sp. sequence CTTCAGGAACGCCAGGTCATTGGGGGGAAGGAACGTGGAAAGCTCACGGAGGATCACCAGCGTCGAGCCGCTGGTCTTCGCCTTGACCAGTTCCACGGCACACCGTTCCAACGGACTTAGGGATGCAGGATGCTCTCCTCCCGTCAGGGTGATGCCGTACGGGGCGAACAGCGAATGGATCTGGCTTTGCAACAACTTCTTGGGAATGACGTACGGACTGTTCGGTTTCAGGGAGAACAGGTTGTCGGCGACATCCAGCGCCGGTACCAGATGGGAACGCGCCTCGATGATGGAGACTTTGTTCGTCGCCTGGCGGACGCCCAGGTAGCTGCACACTTCCTTCTCATCCACGTACATCCATCCCCGGTCCAGCACCCGGTTGTGCTGGAGGAGCGAGAACAACGTCTCCACGCCCTGGCCATCCAGTGGCAACAGTCCGACGATCTCCCCCTCGGCAATGGAGAAGGAAAGCTCTTCCAGACTGGCTTCCCCATGCTCACTGAGGGTCACGTGCCTCAGGGCGGCCACTTCCCGGACGGCGTTCATACCACGCCCTCCATGGGCAGCCGGATCTCCACCTTGGTCCCGATGTTCCGGACGCTGGAGAAAGACAGACCGTACTGCGGACCAAAGAGCAGCTGCAGACGATCGTTGACATTCCGGGTGGCGATGCCACCCTTCTTCTCTTCGTTCTTCGGTTGTGGCGAGTGGTCATTGAGTTTGCGGTTCAGCTGCACCAGTTCATCGGTATCCATCCCCACCCCATCGTCGGTGATGAAAATGGAAAGCACGTTGCTGGTATGCTCTGCGCTGATGGTGATGGTCCCCCCTTCCACCTTTTCCTCAAGCCCGTGGATGATGGCGTTCTCCACGATGGGCTGGAGGATCAACTTGGGAAGGTGGTAGCTGCACACAGGGCTGTCAGGGGGAATGCGGATATCCAGGTTTACACGCTCCCCGAAACGGAACTTCTGGATGGAGAAGTAGTCCCGGACGTTCTTCAGCTCATCCTCCAGCATCACCAGATCGGAGGTGTTGCTGATGGTGTACCGGAAGAACCGGGCAAGCGTCTCGCTCATCTCTGCCACGTTTGGCAGTCCTCCGATCAACGCTTCGCTTCGGATGGCCTCCAGCGTATTGTACAAGAAATGTGGGTTGATCTGGTTCTGCAGGGCCAGGTACTGTGCCTGCCTGCGGTTCTCCTCCCACAGACGGTCGGTGGGATTGCTGTGCATCACATCATCCACCAGAGCGTCCACCGCAGGGGAGACCGGACGGGGAAGAAACCGAAGCGGTTCGATGCCCGAGCCGGTATGGTACAGGGCGATGTACCGTTCCATCAACGCCGATTCCCGGGCCAGGAGTCCGTCCAGCACCCCCAGCGCCATTCCAATGGCCAGGAATACCCAGAACAGCAGATACTTGCCAAACGAAAGAAACAGGAAAGCGGCGGTGAGCACCATCACCAGCGAGACAGAGAGCAGCAAAAACGCCCAGAGGAACAGCGGCAGGCGTTTTCTAGCCATACAAGCTCCGGTATTCGTTCGGTTTGACGCCGGTCGTCTTGCGGAACAATTTGGTGAAGTACTTCACGTCGGAGTATCCCACTTCGTTGGCGATGGTCCCGATGGATTGGTGGGTCGTCCGAAGGAGTTCTTTGGCCTGGTCGATCCGAATCTGCACCAATGCGTCCTGAAATCCCTGACCATCCCGTTCTTTCTTG is a genomic window containing:
- a CDS encoding histidine kinase gives rise to the protein MARKRLPLFLWAFLLLSVSLVMVLTAAFLFLSFGKYLLFWVFLAIGMALGVLDGLLARESALMERYIALYHTGSGIEPLRFLPRPVSPAVDALVDDVMHSNPTDRLWEENRRQAQYLALQNQINPHFLYNTLEAIRSEALIGGLPNVAEMSETLARFFRYTISNTSDLVMLEDELKNVRDYFSIQKFRFGERVNLDIRIPPDSPVCSYHLPKLILQPIVENAIIHGLEEKVEGGTITISAEHTSNVLSIFITDDGVGMDTDELVQLNRKLNDHSPQPKNEEKKGGIATRNVNDRLQLLFGPQYGLSFSSVRNIGTKVEIRLPMEGVV